From Plasmodium yoelii strain 17X genome assembly, chromosome: 11, a single genomic window includes:
- a CDS encoding purine nucleoside phosphorylase, putative codes for MDEEQRHIKLSKKHATPVVLVVGDPGRVDKIKVLCDSYVDLACNREYKSVECHYKGQKFLCVSHGVGSAGCAICFEELINIGAKVIIRAGSCGSLQPESIKRGDLCVCNAAVREDRVTHMMIHSDFPAVADYEVYSTLLKCAEELNVKVHNGISLSSDLYYPHSIIPTRLLDYSKANVAVVEMELSTLMVMGTLKKVKTGGIFIVDGCPLKWDEGDFDNVLAADRLENMIKISLEACARLSEKY; via the coding sequence ATGGATGAGGAACAAAGACATATAAAGCTTTCCAAGAAACATGCAACCCCTGTTGTATTAGTTGTTGGAGATCCAGGAAGAGTTgacaaaataaaagtattatGTGATTCATATGTAGATTTAGCATGTAATAGAGAATACAAAAGTGTTGAATGTCATTATAAAGGACAGAAATTTTTATGTGTAAGTCATGGTGTCGGTTCCGCTGGGTGCGCTATATGTTTTGAAGAATTAATTAATATCGGAGCAAAGGTTATTATTCGTGCAGGATCATGTGGATCTTTACAACCAGAATCAATAAAAAGAGGAGATTTATGTGTATGTAATGCTGCTGTAAGAGAAGATAGAGTTACACATATGATGATACATTCTGATTTCCCTGCTGTTGCAGATTATGAAGTTTATTCTACATTATTAAAATGTGCCGAAGAATTAAATGTTAAGGTTCACAATGGTATTAGTTTATCCTCTGATCTATATTATCCACATAGCATCATCCCAACAAGATTGTTAGATTATTCTAAAGCTAATGTAGCTGTTGTTGAAATGGAATTATCTACATTAATGGTAATGGGTactttaaaaaaagtaaaaacaGGAGGTATCTTTATTGTTGATGGATGCCCATTAAAATGGGATGAGGGAGATTTTGACAATGTTTTAGCTGCTGATAGATtagaaaatatgataaaaataagtttGGAAGCTTGTGCAAGATTATcagaaaaatattaa